One Betta splendens chromosome 16, fBetSpl5.4, whole genome shotgun sequence genomic window carries:
- the si:dkey-24p1.1 gene encoding B-cell receptor CD22 isoform X1: MMMNDHVLRCFIFLALVKNLTSNPPFELDGNALTVKEGSCIKLTCRVTYSVSASNAYWFWMKDPQWIEAYKNYSATIVYSTNNVTRPVSPEFSGRVHYVGSPSEKWNNPSHTSPPQCSILICNLNKNDSGQYKFRFIGADKWSTKMTTTVTVTDNPCPITFENQPPVKENDTITLTCSTLSSCSSSPQITDLSNLHSTKLNESKTHKSVSFTASWQDDGRAFSCQDPNNSDKYLMRNVSVTVEYAPKGISSAISKNKIKEGDSVTLTCSAKGNPPPTFTWFRTNVSSDPDTVASIAEWEITSITEKHSGQYYCQAENKYGKLESNVTIDVHFKPEVEIKMLSPATVTEGDTVTLSCNLKRSNPQPWSYVWYKDETRIGTESESKYVLKVSTQDRGFYKCGATNTEGTGTSDTVQIVVQYRPRKPKIVSEETVKVGGSLTLTCVTDAYPAPHSYYWYHYNNNQQTDSLRRTFRNDKSLTLKNVQRADEGCYTCNCTNSISSGPKSDEKCIKVLYPPTVPVLSMASEVTENQTVAISCSAESYPEPTLSLTRSTSNNQPLEVKVLEPRSGWYQFNQLNYTFKVASGDAGDYTCRASNSEGWNHKQQNLVVRYTPKDMKITGQVVVNEGESLTLSCTASSVPPLKSFRWTKDGEEETSWKSAQLFVRSVSPSDSGAYRCAASNDVGTAESQAAVVRVKYAPRHTEITQSKEEQDPDGRSYITLTCSTECYPPATKFTWYREEKGQEAEVSNGQTHTVSSDQPGLYYCVASNEIKGRRSDGVYLFDDTVKKALRLSLSLFLILLVAVIFVLVYRHRKKNSAQPGATRRCCCFLCWSRRPSRGPAGRGTFLAEPSRSRDDLLSERAQPQHPAPDSTPAPDVNTVYSLVNVPPQKQAAVAHKAVRLQGGPTEAHSPNYASLHFGSKTTNKQPQPAADDVYAKVCRSKPHKTNENEWLTDYENVGATVAAKAPEPSDDDDTSSDDDVQLNYAQVSFKAKPGRQRGSGDSSSGDSSSGDSSSGDSSSGDDYDVQYSDIKI, translated from the exons atgatgatgaacgaTCACGTCCTTCGCTGCTTCATATTTCTGGCTTTAGTGAAAA ACTTGACTTCTAATCCGCCCTTTGAACTGGACGGCAACGCACTGACAGTTAAGGAAGGATCCTGCATAAAATTAACATGCAGAGTCACTTACAGTGTTTCTGCATCTAATGCGTATTGGTTCTGGATGAAGGACCCACAGTGGATAGAAGCTTACAAAAATTATTCTGCCACCATCGTTTACAGCACAAATAATGTAACACGTCCTGTCAGTCCAGAGTTCTCAGGCAGAGTTCACTATGTCGGATCTCCATCAGAAAAATGGAACAATCCTTCTCACACATCCCCACCACAGTGCAGTATTTTAATCTGCAACCTGAACAAAAACGACAGTGGACAGTATAAGTTCAGATTTATTGGTGCAGATAAATGGAGTACTAAAATGACTACTACCGTCACAGTTACAG ATAATCCATGTCCGATCACTTTTGAGAATCAACCACCTGTGAAGGAAAATGACACGATTACACTCACATGCTCCACTTTAAGTTCGTGTTCTTCAAGCCCACAAATCACAGATCTGTCAAACCTGCACTCAACAAAGTTGAATGAAAGCAAAACCCATAAGAGCGTCAGCTTCACAGCCAGCTGGCAGGACGACGGCAGAGCGTTCTCATGTCAAGACCCGAACAACTCGGACAAATATTTGATGAGAAACGTCAGCGTAACTGTAGAAT ATGCTCCTAAAGGAATATCGAGCGCAAtaagcaaaaacaaaatcaaagaaGGAGATTCAGTGACTCTGACCTGCTCTGCCAAAGGAAACCCACCCCCCACCTTCACCTGGTTCAGGACAAATGTCAGCAGTGACCCGGACACTGTGGCATCAATAGCTGAGTGGGAAATCACATCAATAACTGAAAAGCATTCTGGACAATACTACTGTCAAGCTGAAAACAAATATGGAAAACTTGAATCAAATGTAACTATTGATGTTCATT tcaaACCTGAAGTTGAGATCAAGATGCTTTCACCTGCCACTGTGACAGAAGGAGACACTGTGACGTTAAGTTGTAATTTAAAACGAAGCAACCCACAACCATGGAGCTACGTTTGGTACAAAGATGAAACACGGATCGGTACTGAGTCAGAGTCTAAGTATGTTCTGAAAGTAAGTACCCAGGACAGAGGCTTCTACAAATGTGGAGCAACCAACACTGAGGGAACTGGAACATCAGACACGGTTCAAATTGTTGTTCAGT ACCGTCCGAGGAAACCGAAAATAGTGTCTGAAGAAACTGTGAAAGTTGGAGGCTCCCTCACACTGACCTGCGTCACAGACGCCTATCCTGCCCCACATTCATACTACTGGTATCATTACAATAACAACCAACAGACTGACTCCCTGCGGCGGACGTTCCGTAACGACAAAAGCCTGACCCTGAAGAATGTACAAAGAGCAGATGAAGGATGTTACACGTGTAACTGCACCAACAGCATCAGTTCAGGACCAAAAAGTGACGAGAAGTGCATAAAGGTGCTGT ACCCTCCCACCGTCCCTGTGCTGTCTATGGCTTCTGAGGTCACAGAAAACCAGACCGTTgccatcagctgctctgctgaaaGTTACCCAGAACCAACGCTCAGTCTGACCCGGTCCACATCAAACAATCAGCCTCTAGAAGTGAAGGTCCTCGAACCCAGAAGTGGCTGGTACCAATTCAACCAGCTCAACTACACCTTCAAAGTAGCGTCAGGCGATGCTGGAGATTACACCTGCAGAGCCTCAAACTCCGAGGGTTGGAACCATAAGCAGCAGAATCTGGTGGTGAGAT ATACTCCCAAAGACATGAAGATAACGGGTCAAGTTGTTGTAAATGAAGGAGAGTCACTGACTCTTTCCTGCACGGCCTCGTCTGTCCCCCCTTTGAAATCATTCAGGTGGAcgaaggacggggaggaggaaacaagTTGGAAATCTGCGCAGCTGTTTGTCAGGTCTGTGAGTCCCTCTGACAGCGGAGCGTACAGATGTGCAGCCAGCAACGACGTGGGAACAGCAGAGTCACAGGCAGCTGTGGTTAGAGTCAAGT ATGCTCCAAGGCACACGGAGATCACTCAGTCAAAAGAAGAGCAGGACCCCGATGGGAGGAGTTACAtcacactgacctgcagcaccGAGTGCTACCCCCCCGCCACAAAGTTCACGTGGTACCGGGAGGAAAAGGGCCAAGAGGCAGAAGTGTCTAATGGTCAGACCCACACTGTGTCCTCAGACCAGCCTGGACTCTATTACTGCGTAGCAAGTAATGAGATAAAGGGAAGACGATCCGATGGCGTTTATCTCTTTGACG ACACCGTTAAAAAGGCACTGAGGCTCTCTCTGAgtctcttcctcatcctcctcgttGCCGTCATCTTTGTCCTGGTTTACAG ACACAGAAAGAAGAACTCAGCTCAGCCTGGAGCCACACGACGCTGCTGTTGCTTCCTG TGCTGGTCCAGAcgtcccagcagggggcctgcGGGACGCGGGACCTTCTTGGCAGAACCttccaggagcagagacgaccTCCTGTCGGAGCGAGCGCAGCCGCAGCATCCTGCTCCAGACAGCAC GCCGGCGCCGGACGTCAACACCGTTTACAGCCTGGTCAACGTGCCTCCACAGAAACAG GCTGCCGTCGCACACAAGGCCGTCCGGCTGCAAGGTGGCCCCACGGAGGCCCATTCTCCCAACTACGCCTCCCTGCACTTTGGCAGCAAGACGAC CAACAAACAGCCACAACCGGCGGCGGACGATGTTTATGCCAAGGTGTGCAGGTCGAAGCCCCATAAAACG AATGAAAACGAATGGCTGACGGACTACGAGAACGTGGGCGCCACGGTTGCAGCCAAGGCCCCGGAGCCCTCGGACGACGACGACACCAGCAGCGACGACGACGTGCAGCTCAACTACGCGCAGGTGAGCTTCAAGGCGAAGCCCGGACGCCAGCGCGGCAGCGGAGACTCCAGCAGCGGAGACTCCAGCAGCGGAGACTCCAGCAGCGGAGACTCCAGCAGCGGAGACGACTACGACGTgcagtattctgacatcaaaATCTGA
- the si:dkey-24p1.1 gene encoding B-cell receptor CD22 isoform X2: MMMNDHVLRCFIFLALVKNLTSNPPFELDGNALTVKEGSCIKLTCRVTYSVSASNAYWFWMKDPQWIEAYKNYSATIVYSTNNVTRPVSPEFSGRVHYVGSPSEKWNNPSHTSPPQCSILICNLNKNDSGQYKFRFIGADKWSTKMTTTVTVTDNPCPITFENQPPVKENDTITLTCSTLSSCSSSPQITDLSNLHSTKLNESKTHKSVSFTASWQDDGRAFSCQDPNNSDKYLMRNVSVTVEYAPKGISSAISKNKIKEGDSVTLTCSAKGNPPPTFTWFRTNVSSDPDTVASIAEWEITSITEKHSGQYYCQAENKYGKLESNVTIDVHFKPEVEIKMLSPATVTEGDTVTLSCNLKRSNPQPWSYVWYKDETRIGTESESKYVLKVSTQDRGFYKCGATNTEGTGTSDTVQIVVQYRPRKPKIVSEETVKVGGSLTLTCVTDAYPAPHSYYWYHYNNNQQTDSLRRTFRNDKSLTLKNVQRADEGCYTCNCTNSISSGPKSDEKCIKVLYPPTVPVLSMASEVTENQTVAISCSAESYPEPTLSLTRSTSNNQPLEVKVLEPRSGWYQFNQLNYTFKVASGDAGDYTCRASNSEGWNHKQQNLVVRYTPKDMKITGQVVVNEGESLTLSCTASSVPPLKSFRWTKDGEEETSWKSAQLFVRSVSPSDSGAYRCAASNDVGTAESQAAVVRVKYAPRHTEITQSKEEQDPDGRSYITLTCSTECYPPATKFTWYREEKGQEAEVSNGQTHTVSSDQPGLYYCVASNEIKGRRSDGVYLFDDTVKKALRLSLSLFLILLVAVIFVLVYRHRKKNSAQPGATRRCCCFLCWSRRPSRGPAGRGTFLAEPSRSRDDLLSERAQPQHPAPDSTPAPDVNTVYSLVNVPPQKQAAVAHKAVRLQGGPTEAHSPNYASLHFGSKTTNKQPQPAADDVYAKVCRSKPHKTNENEWLTDYENVGATVAAKAPEPSDDDDTSSDDDVQLNYAQVSFKAKPGRQRGSGDSSSGDSSSGDDYDVQYSDIKI; encoded by the exons atgatgatgaacgaTCACGTCCTTCGCTGCTTCATATTTCTGGCTTTAGTGAAAA ACTTGACTTCTAATCCGCCCTTTGAACTGGACGGCAACGCACTGACAGTTAAGGAAGGATCCTGCATAAAATTAACATGCAGAGTCACTTACAGTGTTTCTGCATCTAATGCGTATTGGTTCTGGATGAAGGACCCACAGTGGATAGAAGCTTACAAAAATTATTCTGCCACCATCGTTTACAGCACAAATAATGTAACACGTCCTGTCAGTCCAGAGTTCTCAGGCAGAGTTCACTATGTCGGATCTCCATCAGAAAAATGGAACAATCCTTCTCACACATCCCCACCACAGTGCAGTATTTTAATCTGCAACCTGAACAAAAACGACAGTGGACAGTATAAGTTCAGATTTATTGGTGCAGATAAATGGAGTACTAAAATGACTACTACCGTCACAGTTACAG ATAATCCATGTCCGATCACTTTTGAGAATCAACCACCTGTGAAGGAAAATGACACGATTACACTCACATGCTCCACTTTAAGTTCGTGTTCTTCAAGCCCACAAATCACAGATCTGTCAAACCTGCACTCAACAAAGTTGAATGAAAGCAAAACCCATAAGAGCGTCAGCTTCACAGCCAGCTGGCAGGACGACGGCAGAGCGTTCTCATGTCAAGACCCGAACAACTCGGACAAATATTTGATGAGAAACGTCAGCGTAACTGTAGAAT ATGCTCCTAAAGGAATATCGAGCGCAAtaagcaaaaacaaaatcaaagaaGGAGATTCAGTGACTCTGACCTGCTCTGCCAAAGGAAACCCACCCCCCACCTTCACCTGGTTCAGGACAAATGTCAGCAGTGACCCGGACACTGTGGCATCAATAGCTGAGTGGGAAATCACATCAATAACTGAAAAGCATTCTGGACAATACTACTGTCAAGCTGAAAACAAATATGGAAAACTTGAATCAAATGTAACTATTGATGTTCATT tcaaACCTGAAGTTGAGATCAAGATGCTTTCACCTGCCACTGTGACAGAAGGAGACACTGTGACGTTAAGTTGTAATTTAAAACGAAGCAACCCACAACCATGGAGCTACGTTTGGTACAAAGATGAAACACGGATCGGTACTGAGTCAGAGTCTAAGTATGTTCTGAAAGTAAGTACCCAGGACAGAGGCTTCTACAAATGTGGAGCAACCAACACTGAGGGAACTGGAACATCAGACACGGTTCAAATTGTTGTTCAGT ACCGTCCGAGGAAACCGAAAATAGTGTCTGAAGAAACTGTGAAAGTTGGAGGCTCCCTCACACTGACCTGCGTCACAGACGCCTATCCTGCCCCACATTCATACTACTGGTATCATTACAATAACAACCAACAGACTGACTCCCTGCGGCGGACGTTCCGTAACGACAAAAGCCTGACCCTGAAGAATGTACAAAGAGCAGATGAAGGATGTTACACGTGTAACTGCACCAACAGCATCAGTTCAGGACCAAAAAGTGACGAGAAGTGCATAAAGGTGCTGT ACCCTCCCACCGTCCCTGTGCTGTCTATGGCTTCTGAGGTCACAGAAAACCAGACCGTTgccatcagctgctctgctgaaaGTTACCCAGAACCAACGCTCAGTCTGACCCGGTCCACATCAAACAATCAGCCTCTAGAAGTGAAGGTCCTCGAACCCAGAAGTGGCTGGTACCAATTCAACCAGCTCAACTACACCTTCAAAGTAGCGTCAGGCGATGCTGGAGATTACACCTGCAGAGCCTCAAACTCCGAGGGTTGGAACCATAAGCAGCAGAATCTGGTGGTGAGAT ATACTCCCAAAGACATGAAGATAACGGGTCAAGTTGTTGTAAATGAAGGAGAGTCACTGACTCTTTCCTGCACGGCCTCGTCTGTCCCCCCTTTGAAATCATTCAGGTGGAcgaaggacggggaggaggaaacaagTTGGAAATCTGCGCAGCTGTTTGTCAGGTCTGTGAGTCCCTCTGACAGCGGAGCGTACAGATGTGCAGCCAGCAACGACGTGGGAACAGCAGAGTCACAGGCAGCTGTGGTTAGAGTCAAGT ATGCTCCAAGGCACACGGAGATCACTCAGTCAAAAGAAGAGCAGGACCCCGATGGGAGGAGTTACAtcacactgacctgcagcaccGAGTGCTACCCCCCCGCCACAAAGTTCACGTGGTACCGGGAGGAAAAGGGCCAAGAGGCAGAAGTGTCTAATGGTCAGACCCACACTGTGTCCTCAGACCAGCCTGGACTCTATTACTGCGTAGCAAGTAATGAGATAAAGGGAAGACGATCCGATGGCGTTTATCTCTTTGACG ACACCGTTAAAAAGGCACTGAGGCTCTCTCTGAgtctcttcctcatcctcctcgttGCCGTCATCTTTGTCCTGGTTTACAG ACACAGAAAGAAGAACTCAGCTCAGCCTGGAGCCACACGACGCTGCTGTTGCTTCCTG TGCTGGTCCAGAcgtcccagcagggggcctgcGGGACGCGGGACCTTCTTGGCAGAACCttccaggagcagagacgaccTCCTGTCGGAGCGAGCGCAGCCGCAGCATCCTGCTCCAGACAGCAC GCCGGCGCCGGACGTCAACACCGTTTACAGCCTGGTCAACGTGCCTCCACAGAAACAG GCTGCCGTCGCACACAAGGCCGTCCGGCTGCAAGGTGGCCCCACGGAGGCCCATTCTCCCAACTACGCCTCCCTGCACTTTGGCAGCAAGACGAC CAACAAACAGCCACAACCGGCGGCGGACGATGTTTATGCCAAGGTGTGCAGGTCGAAGCCCCATAAAACG AATGAAAACGAATGGCTGACGGACTACGAGAACGTGGGCGCCACGGTTGCAGCCAAGGCCCCGGAGCCCTCGGACGACGACGACACCAGCAGCGACGACGACGTGCAGCTCAACTACGCGCAGGTGAGCTTCAAGGCGAAGCCCGGACGCCAGCGCG GCAGCGGAGACTCCAGCAGCGGAGACTCCAGCAGCGGAGACGACTACGACGTgcagtattctgacatcaaaATCTGA
- the LOC114843600 gene encoding B-cell receptor CD22-like isoform X1 → MSDAVRLFFFFVCFLLQGGRCQRWAAFLPQAVDGLSGSCVAVPCRFRVPSDYEPRLDESCKVIWKRGSWSRTQVFDSSLSGAGEGLNLLQGNLSGLLPRGDCTTVFSDLPPNHYDHYYLRLECDNALKFNFPDRVLISARDSLPRPTLSPSSLEVVEGSPVTLTCSAAAPCPLLPPRLTWTPSVGDAEDAADAQSVTSAVNFTASHLHNGQRVSCSALYSRQAGNSDLVYEHGLTLRVLYAPNNTTVGLPGPVKEGSSVTLTCNSNANPAADGYTWYKVDGDQVAAVGSKRRLSTAVSEADRRFYCQASNKHGSQNSSVAQIDVLFSPKGTAVTLDPPGPILEGSSVSLACRSRANPPVSSYTWYRDDAEDGERGPTLAIGAADQRHSGRYRCAAKNDLGEETSASTQLDVEYPPRNTSLLVDPSGPVPDGSAVTLTCASLGNPGVVNFTWFRVTAREREVVGSDRDFSFNVTKLSEDRYYCQALNVHGAEYSEPASVDVTFAPVIQASSRCVNVLSQIRCSCDSQGNPTPSLRWELAGEPVNHSADIPIRELPLGSMHVRSLITMYHWQEDLPSLVCISTNPLGSDRWSFNVSSSETPLDFSGLHTVSLLIGCAAGAAGMLLACVPLLLCVGRKRRRSPSPPQRLTNETSSSNTEPLSDTKAVLEAGPPTNEGFAVVQTTFKGDLQNGGIRG, encoded by the exons ATGTCCGACGCTGTGaggctcttcttcttcttcgtgtgCTTCCTTCTTCAAG GCGGCCGGTGCCAGCGCTGGGCCGCCTTCCTGCCTCAGGCTGTGGACGGCCTGAGCGGGTCCTGCGTGGCCGTCCCCTGCAGGTTCCGCGTGCCCTCGGACTACGAGCCCCGCCTGGACGAGTCGTGTAAGGTCATCTGGAAGCGAGGCAGCTGGAGCCGCACGCAGGTGTTCGACTCCAGCCTGAGCGGCGCCGGCGAGGGCCTGAACCTGCTGCAGGGGAACCTGAGCGGCCTCCTGCCGCGGGGCGACTGCACCACCGTCTTCAGCGACCTGCCGCCCAACCATTACGACCACTACTACCTCAGGCTGGAGTGTGACAACGCGCTCAAGTTCAACTTTCCGGACCGCGTCCTCATCAGCGCTCGAG ATTCTCTGCCGAGGCCGACGCTGAGCCCGTCGAgcctggaggtggtggagggctCTCCGGTGACGCTCACCTGCTCGGCGGCGGCCCCCTGTCCCCTTCTGCCTCCACGGCTGACGTGGACCCCCAGCGTGGGCGACGCCGAGGACGCCGCCGACGCCCAATCTGTGACCTCGGCCGTGAACTTCACTGCCTCTCACCTCCACAACGGGCAGCGGGTCTCCTGCAGCGCTCTGTACAGCCGccaggcaggaaacagcgacctgGTGTACGAGCACGGTCTGACCCTGCGTGTTCTCT ATGCTCCAAACAACACCACAGTCGGCCTCCCCGGTCCGGTGAAGGAGGGCAGCTCTGTGACTCTGACCTGCAACTCTAACGCGAACCCGGCTGCAGACGGCTACACCTGGTACAAAGTGGACGGGGACCAGGTGGCAGCGGTGGGTTCCAAGAGGAGGCTCTCAACAGCGGTCTCAGAGGCCGACCGCCGGTTCTACTGCCAGGCCAGCAACAAGCACGGCAGCCAGAACTCGTCCGTGGCTCAGATAGACGTCCTGT TTTCTCCAAAGGGCACGGCCGTGACACTGGACCCTCCCGGGCCCATTCTGGAGGGCAGCTCCGTTTCTCTGGCGTGCAGGAGCCGAGCCAACCCGCCGGTGAGCAGCTACACCTGGTACCGAGACGATGCGGAGGACGGGGAGCGCGGCCCGACGCTGGCGATCGGCGCCGCCGACCAGAGGCACAGCGGCCGATACCGCTGTGCAGCCAAGAACGACCTGGGGGAGGAGACGTCCGCGTCCACTCAGCTGGACGTTGAGT ACCCCCCTAGAAACACCTCGCTGCTCGTCGACCCCTCCGGTCCGGTGCCCGACGGCAGCGCTGTCACTCTGACCTGCGCCAGCCTTGGCAACCCAGGAGTGGTCAACTTCACCTGGTTCCGAGTGACGGCCAGGGAGCGGGAGGTTGTGGGCTCGGACCGGGACTTCAGCTTCAACGTGACCAAGCTGTCGGAGGATCGGTATTACTGTCAGGCCCTGAACGTCCACGGAGCTGAATATTCAGAGCCTGCGAGCGTTGACGTCACAT TTGCTCCCGTGATCCAGGCCTCCTCCCGCTGTGTCAACGTTCTGTCGCAGATCCGGTGTTCCTGTGACAGTCAGGGGAATCCGACCCCCTCGCTGCGTTGGGAACTAGCCGGGGAGCCCGTGAATCACTCCGCCGACATCCCCATCAGGGAGCTTCCTCTGGGGAGCATGCACGTGAGGAGCCTCATCACCATGTACCACTGGCAGGAAGACCTCCCCTCCCTGGTCTGCATCAGCACCAACCCGCTGGGCTCCGACCGCTGGAGCTTCAACGTGTCCTCCAGTGAGACACCGCTAG ACTTTTCAGGTCTACACACCGTGTCCCTGCTGATCGGCTGTGCGGCCGGAGCTGCTGGGATGCTGCTGGCGTGcgtcccgctgctgctgtgcgTCGGCAG GAAAAGGAGACGCAGCCCTTCACCTCCTCAGAGACTCACTAATGAG ACCAGCTCTTCAAACACGGAGCCTCTTTCTGACACTAAGGCCGTTCTGGAGGCAGGACCACCGACCAATGAGGGCTTTGCTGTAGTCCAGACCACATTCAAGGGAGACCTGCAGAACGGAGGGATCAGAGGATAA
- the LOC114843600 gene encoding B-cell receptor CD22-like isoform X2: MSDAVRLFFFFVCFLLQGGRCQRWAAFLPQAVDGLSGSCVAVPCRFRVPSDYEPRLDESCKVIWKRGSWSRTQVFDSSLSGAGEGLNLLQGNLSGLLPRGDCTTVFSDLPPNHYDHYYLRLECDNALKFNFPDRVLISARDSLPRPTLSPSSLEVVEGSPVTLTCSAAAPCPLLPPRLTWTPSVGDAEDAADAQSVTSAVNFTASHLHNGQRVSCSALYSRQAGNSDLVYEHGLTLRVLYAPNNTTVGLPGPVKEGSSVTLTCNSNANPAADGYTWYKVDGDQVAAVGSKRRLSTAVSEADRRFYCQASNKHGSQNSSVAQIDVLFSPKGTAVTLDPPGPILEGSSVSLACRSRANPPVSSYTWYRDDAEDGERGPTLAIGAADQRHSGRYRCAAKNDLGEETSASTQLDVEYPPRNTSLLVDPSGPVPDGSAVTLTCASLGNPGVVNFTWFRVTAREREVVGSDRDFSFNVTKLSEDRYYCQALNVHGAEYSEPASVDVTFAPVIQASSRCVNVLSQIRCSCDSQGNPTPSLRWELAGEPVNHSADIPIRELPLGSMHVRSLITMYHWQEDLPSLVCISTNPLGSDRWSFNVSSSETPLDFSGLHTVSLLIGCAAGAAGMLLACVPLLLCVGRKRRRSPSPPQRLTNEAVLEAGPPTNEGFAVVQTTFKGDLQNGGIRG; the protein is encoded by the exons ATGTCCGACGCTGTGaggctcttcttcttcttcgtgtgCTTCCTTCTTCAAG GCGGCCGGTGCCAGCGCTGGGCCGCCTTCCTGCCTCAGGCTGTGGACGGCCTGAGCGGGTCCTGCGTGGCCGTCCCCTGCAGGTTCCGCGTGCCCTCGGACTACGAGCCCCGCCTGGACGAGTCGTGTAAGGTCATCTGGAAGCGAGGCAGCTGGAGCCGCACGCAGGTGTTCGACTCCAGCCTGAGCGGCGCCGGCGAGGGCCTGAACCTGCTGCAGGGGAACCTGAGCGGCCTCCTGCCGCGGGGCGACTGCACCACCGTCTTCAGCGACCTGCCGCCCAACCATTACGACCACTACTACCTCAGGCTGGAGTGTGACAACGCGCTCAAGTTCAACTTTCCGGACCGCGTCCTCATCAGCGCTCGAG ATTCTCTGCCGAGGCCGACGCTGAGCCCGTCGAgcctggaggtggtggagggctCTCCGGTGACGCTCACCTGCTCGGCGGCGGCCCCCTGTCCCCTTCTGCCTCCACGGCTGACGTGGACCCCCAGCGTGGGCGACGCCGAGGACGCCGCCGACGCCCAATCTGTGACCTCGGCCGTGAACTTCACTGCCTCTCACCTCCACAACGGGCAGCGGGTCTCCTGCAGCGCTCTGTACAGCCGccaggcaggaaacagcgacctgGTGTACGAGCACGGTCTGACCCTGCGTGTTCTCT ATGCTCCAAACAACACCACAGTCGGCCTCCCCGGTCCGGTGAAGGAGGGCAGCTCTGTGACTCTGACCTGCAACTCTAACGCGAACCCGGCTGCAGACGGCTACACCTGGTACAAAGTGGACGGGGACCAGGTGGCAGCGGTGGGTTCCAAGAGGAGGCTCTCAACAGCGGTCTCAGAGGCCGACCGCCGGTTCTACTGCCAGGCCAGCAACAAGCACGGCAGCCAGAACTCGTCCGTGGCTCAGATAGACGTCCTGT TTTCTCCAAAGGGCACGGCCGTGACACTGGACCCTCCCGGGCCCATTCTGGAGGGCAGCTCCGTTTCTCTGGCGTGCAGGAGCCGAGCCAACCCGCCGGTGAGCAGCTACACCTGGTACCGAGACGATGCGGAGGACGGGGAGCGCGGCCCGACGCTGGCGATCGGCGCCGCCGACCAGAGGCACAGCGGCCGATACCGCTGTGCAGCCAAGAACGACCTGGGGGAGGAGACGTCCGCGTCCACTCAGCTGGACGTTGAGT ACCCCCCTAGAAACACCTCGCTGCTCGTCGACCCCTCCGGTCCGGTGCCCGACGGCAGCGCTGTCACTCTGACCTGCGCCAGCCTTGGCAACCCAGGAGTGGTCAACTTCACCTGGTTCCGAGTGACGGCCAGGGAGCGGGAGGTTGTGGGCTCGGACCGGGACTTCAGCTTCAACGTGACCAAGCTGTCGGAGGATCGGTATTACTGTCAGGCCCTGAACGTCCACGGAGCTGAATATTCAGAGCCTGCGAGCGTTGACGTCACAT TTGCTCCCGTGATCCAGGCCTCCTCCCGCTGTGTCAACGTTCTGTCGCAGATCCGGTGTTCCTGTGACAGTCAGGGGAATCCGACCCCCTCGCTGCGTTGGGAACTAGCCGGGGAGCCCGTGAATCACTCCGCCGACATCCCCATCAGGGAGCTTCCTCTGGGGAGCATGCACGTGAGGAGCCTCATCACCATGTACCACTGGCAGGAAGACCTCCCCTCCCTGGTCTGCATCAGCACCAACCCGCTGGGCTCCGACCGCTGGAGCTTCAACGTGTCCTCCAGTGAGACACCGCTAG ACTTTTCAGGTCTACACACCGTGTCCCTGCTGATCGGCTGTGCGGCCGGAGCTGCTGGGATGCTGCTGGCGTGcgtcccgctgctgctgtgcgTCGGCAG GAAAAGGAGACGCAGCCCTTCACCTCCTCAGAGACTCACTAATGAG GCCGTTCTGGAGGCAGGACCACCGACCAATGAGGGCTTTGCTGTAGTCCAGACCACATTCAAGGGAGACCTGCAGAACGGAGGGATCAGAGGATAA